Proteins encoded together in one Mannheimia haemolytica window:
- the gpmA gene encoding 2,3-bisphosphoglycerate-dependent phosphoglycerate mutase: MQLVFIRHGFSEWNAKNLFTGWRDVNLTERGIEEAKSAGQKLKAAGFEFDIAFTSVLTRAIKTCNIVLEESDQLWIPQVKNWRLNERHYGALQGLDKKETAEKYGDEQVHIWRRSYDISPPDLDPQDPNSAHNDRRYANLPKDLIPNAENLKITLERVLPFWEDQIAPALISGKRVLVTAHGNSLRALAKHIEGISDADIMDLEIPTGQPLVYELDDNLKVISKRYL; the protein is encoded by the coding sequence ATGCAATTAGTATTTATCCGTCACGGTTTCAGTGAATGGAATGCTAAAAACTTATTTACCGGTTGGCGTGATGTTAATTTAACAGAACGTGGGATCGAAGAAGCAAAATCTGCCGGTCAAAAATTAAAAGCAGCCGGTTTTGAATTTGATATTGCGTTTACATCTGTTTTAACCCGTGCGATCAAAACTTGTAACATCGTATTAGAAGAATCAGACCAATTATGGATCCCTCAAGTGAAAAACTGGCGTTTAAACGAGCGTCACTACGGTGCATTACAAGGTTTAGACAAAAAAGAAACTGCTGAAAAATATGGTGATGAACAGGTTCACATCTGGCGTCGTTCTTATGACATCTCTCCACCGGATTTAGACCCACAGGATCCAAACTCAGCACATAACGACCGCCGTTATGCTAACTTACCAAAAGATTTAATTCCAAATGCAGAAAACCTCAAAATCACCCTTGAGCGTGTGTTACCATTCTGGGAAGACCAAATTGCACCTGCATTAATTTCAGGTAAACGTGTATTAGTTACCGCACACGGCAACTCATTACGCGCATTAGCAAAACATATCGAAGGCATTTCCGATGCAGACATTATGGACTTAGAAATCCCAACCGGCCAGCCGTTAGTGTATGAACTAGATGATAACTTAAAAGTCATCAGCAAACGTTACTTATAA